The following coding sequences lie in one Drosophila bipectinata strain 14024-0381.07 chromosome XR, DbipHiC1v2, whole genome shotgun sequence genomic window:
- the LOC138927772 gene encoding uncharacterized protein translates to MTTYVDYADQTEAMTKIFTDDHRTPVIATDLRHIRKLLTTLKFHHRATRRIHLIGTALKVIAGTPDFNDWEQLVCKTITVYPVQRHNRTLNFEGGNLVAEFPTRNLNIGDCKTTVGAAFCKELKNGTWAQQIVSGATAHCSTLPGHLDPITIVDHGTLIINDANVTVTDDQGRQPGLKTSWGAH, encoded by the exons ATGACGACCTATGTGGACTACGCGGACCAGACAGAGGCAATGACGAAAATATTCACGGACGACCACAGAACACCAGTTATAGCAACGGACCTTAGACATATTCGCAAGTTGCTGACCACCCTTAAGTTCCACCACAGGGCTACTAGAAGAATTCATTTAATTGGTACGGCACTCAAGGTTATTGCAGGTACGCCTGACTTTAACGATTGGGAGCAG CTCGTATGTAAGACAATAACAGTCTACCCGGTTCAACGCCACAATAGAACCCTGAACTTCGAGGGCGGAAATTTAGTTGCCGAATTCCCAACACGGAACCTTAATATCGGTGACTGCAAGACAACGGTAGGTGCCGCATTCTGCAAGGAACTAAAAAACGGCACATGGGCTCAGCAGATAGTTTCTGGGGCCACCGCGCACTGCTCCACGCTCCCAGGTCATCTAGACCCAATCACCATTGTGGACCACGGAACCCTTATCATCAACGATGCCAACGTAACGGTGACTGACGACCAAGGCCGGCAACCTGGTTTAAAAACCAGCTGGGGAGCTCACTGA